A portion of the Paenibacillus sp. PvR098 genome contains these proteins:
- a CDS encoding 3'-5' exonuclease, with protein MFEHSEVTDRRWLIREDELDDEQYKIRMLKMDNYLIEGCAGSGKTILALQKAKEIQDSGAGTYLIIIYTVTLRAFIKDGITHLGLDPDRVCNYHQLEKLGYESADYIIVDEIQDFTKEQIKKMVGMANKNFLFFGDDAQQLYSHKGCLNLAKVKAITSIKDSNHKKLVKNYRLPKSVAEFAIHLKSDDKDLVGRCVKKGGEKPLVIHGTSFYEELRYIKEVIEREGWLDVAILFQNNDKVKDAFEFYKQIGFAIEAKYNRGKQSVNKLDFYTAKPKVMTYHSSKGLQFEHVFLPSCEVDTNAYNLKDALYVAITRASDNLFILYTDNLSPHIKNISNDYYDIHEIN; from the coding sequence ATGTTTGAGCATAGCGAAGTTACGGATAGAAGATGGTTAATTCGTGAAGACGAATTAGATGATGAGCAATATAAAATAAGAATGCTAAAAATGGATAACTATCTGATAGAGGGTTGTGCAGGTAGCGGCAAAACAATACTAGCTCTACAAAAAGCCAAGGAAATTCAAGATTCAGGTGCCGGTACCTATTTAATAATTATTTATACAGTTACACTGCGAGCGTTCATAAAAGATGGTATAACACATTTAGGCTTAGATCCAGATCGCGTCTGTAATTATCATCAATTGGAGAAGCTTGGATATGAAAGCGCCGATTATATAATTGTTGATGAGATTCAAGATTTCACCAAAGAGCAAATAAAAAAAATGGTGGGTATGGCTAATAAAAATTTTTTATTTTTCGGAGATGATGCACAACAACTTTATTCCCACAAAGGCTGTTTGAATCTGGCTAAGGTAAAAGCTATAACTTCCATTAAGGATTCAAACCATAAAAAATTAGTGAAGAATTATAGGTTACCAAAATCAGTTGCTGAATTCGCAATCCATCTCAAAAGTGACGACAAAGATTTGGTGGGGAGATGTGTCAAAAAAGGAGGGGAAAAACCGCTAGTCATACATGGAACAAGTTTTTATGAAGAGCTTAGATATATCAAAGAAGTTATTGAAAGAGAAGGATGGCTTGATGTAGCAATTTTATTTCAAAATAACGATAAAGTTAAAGATGCGTTTGAGTTTTACAAACAAATTGGATTTGCCATAGAAGCAAAATATAATAGAGGAAAACAATCAGTAAACAAACTTGATTTTTATACTGCAAAGCCAAAAGTTATGACGTACCATAGCTCAAAAGGGCTTCAGTTTGAACATGTATTTCTGCCTTCATGCGAAGTTGATACTAATGCCTACAATCTTAAGGATGCACTCTATGTGGCGATCACCCGGGCTAGCGATAATCTATTTATCTTATATACAGATAACTTATCCCCTCACATTAAAAATATTTCCAACGACTATTATGACATACATGAAATAAACTAA
- a CDS encoding HigA family addiction module antitoxin — translation METKDFQPGIAIPPGETLQEILDDIQMSQKELAIRLGCTPKHVNNVIKGTVSLTHDFAIKLESVLNFPAQFWMNLEQIYQETQTRLKALPEIEEETYLLDLIPYNEISKMGWVPSTKHPVEKIKYLRSFFRVASLDCVPNIHAVAFRKSEKFSAEEYALATWITKAENQAREIDAEQYDRSKLIESLPTLKRLTTRPLKASATELITICASFGVAVVIIPHISKTHINGATKWLPNNRALVALSLKGSYEDIFWFTFFHELGHVLQHKKSTIFIDIEQEEINKWETEADQFALNTLVDNYSYTEFVKHENYKNKAELRKFCEIQGIHPGIMVGRLMKDGYISYSDLSYRDFRRRVN, via the coding sequence ATGGAAACTAAAGATTTTCAACCCGGAATAGCGATCCCACCGGGAGAAACATTACAAGAAATATTAGATGATATTCAAATGAGCCAAAAAGAACTTGCAATACGACTTGGTTGCACACCAAAACATGTAAACAATGTCATAAAGGGTACGGTATCCTTAACTCACGATTTTGCAATAAAATTAGAATCTGTTCTAAATTTTCCAGCACAGTTTTGGATGAATCTCGAGCAAATTTATCAAGAGACACAAACTAGACTGAAGGCACTTCCTGAAATAGAAGAAGAGACTTACCTTTTAGATTTGATACCCTATAATGAAATATCCAAAATGGGCTGGGTACCTTCGACTAAACACCCTGTTGAAAAGATAAAATATTTGCGCTCGTTTTTTAGAGTTGCCTCCCTTGACTGTGTACCAAATATTCATGCTGTAGCTTTTAGAAAATCAGAAAAATTTTCAGCCGAAGAGTATGCATTAGCCACATGGATTACAAAAGCTGAAAATCAGGCTAGAGAGATTGACGCTGAGCAATACGATAGAAGTAAGTTAATCGAATCATTGCCCACATTAAAACGTCTAACTACTCGTCCATTAAAGGCATCCGCGACCGAGCTTATAACGATATGTGCTTCATTCGGTGTGGCTGTAGTGATTATTCCTCACATCTCAAAAACCCATATCAATGGAGCAACTAAATGGTTACCTAACAACAGAGCACTAGTGGCATTAAGCCTAAAAGGCTCATATGAAGATATCTTTTGGTTTACGTTTTTTCACGAACTAGGTCATGTCTTACAACACAAGAAGAGCACTATTTTTATTGACATTGAACAGGAAGAAATCAATAAATGGGAGACCGAAGCAGATCAATTTGCATTAAACACCCTAGTTGATAATTATTCCTACACGGAATTTGTCAAACACGAAAATTACAAAAACAAAGCAGAACTCAGAAAGTTTTGCGAAATTCAGGGCATACACCCTGGAATCATGGTTGGCAGATTAATGAAAGATGGTTACATTTCATATAGTGATTTATCATATCGAGATTTTAGAAGAAGGGTAAATTAG
- a CDS encoding hydroxyacid-oxoacid transhydrogenase, with translation MRNVWEYFSTEQIVFGNGAIRELDKVLKRLKASRVLLVTDPGIKQAGIADKVVTILQDAGYTIVVYDKAVPEPPVSSVLECFAFAKDQLNPDAVIALGGGSSIDLAKVVALLMAHGGHPLDYVGENLVPGPIAPLVAIPTTAGTGSEVTSVAVLTDTEKNLKVGVSDNYLRPAVALLDPELTLGLPAYVTACAGIDALSHAVEAYTAKNHKYIQAEGSILFQGSIPISDALAMEAIRLIANNLTVAVQQGSNVEARSNMLLGSLLAGLAFSNAGTASAHALAYPIGGLVKSPHGEVTGLLLPYVMDFNGDVEPYKMANIARAFNMNVDGLTDREIAEKASLAVLNTLRAIGLPTKLSEIGIREEDIPHIAQTALTIARLVRNNPRVPTQKGFEELLRKAL, from the coding sequence ATGAGAAACGTATGGGAATATTTTTCTACAGAACAAATTGTATTTGGTAATGGCGCCATTCGTGAGTTGGATAAAGTTCTTAAACGCCTTAAAGCGAGCCGCGTTCTATTGGTTACCGATCCGGGAATCAAGCAAGCGGGCATCGCCGATAAAGTGGTTACTATTTTGCAGGATGCCGGTTATACGATCGTTGTGTATGACAAAGCGGTACCGGAACCTCCGGTAAGCTCGGTATTGGAATGCTTCGCATTCGCCAAGGACCAATTGAACCCCGATGCCGTTATCGCTTTGGGCGGAGGCAGCAGCATCGATTTGGCAAAAGTGGTCGCCTTATTGATGGCTCACGGCGGACATCCGCTGGATTATGTCGGGGAGAATCTGGTTCCAGGACCAATTGCTCCTTTGGTGGCTATCCCAACAACAGCAGGAACAGGCTCCGAAGTCACCTCTGTCGCTGTACTTACCGATACGGAAAAAAATCTTAAGGTAGGCGTCTCCGACAATTACCTTCGTCCAGCTGTCGCTTTGTTAGATCCTGAATTAACACTGGGGCTTCCTGCTTACGTAACGGCCTGTGCCGGTATCGATGCGTTATCTCATGCGGTTGAGGCCTACACAGCCAAAAATCATAAGTATATTCAAGCGGAAGGCAGTATCTTGTTTCAAGGATCCATCCCGATCAGCGATGCGCTTGCCATGGAAGCCATTCGCCTCATTGCAAACAATTTAACCGTCGCCGTACAGCAAGGAAGCAACGTGGAAGCTAGGTCCAATATGCTTCTCGGCAGCTTGCTCGCCGGATTGGCTTTCTCGAATGCAGGGACAGCTTCAGCACATGCACTGGCTTATCCGATCGGCGGTCTGGTCAAATCTCCTCACGGCGAAGTGACAGGGCTCCTTCTGCCTTACGTCATGGATTTTAACGGAGATGTAGAGCCTTATAAAATGGCCAACATCGCAAGAGCATTTAATATGAATGTGGATGGATTGACTGACCGGGAGATCGCGGAAAAAGCATCCTTGGCGGTATTGAACACCTTACGCGCGATCGGTCTGCCTACAAAGCTATCCGAGATCGGTATCCGCGAGGAAGACATTCCGCATATCGCTCAAACCGCTTTAACTATCGCTCGTCTTGTCCGGAATAATCCAAGGGTTCCTACACAAAAAGGATTTGAGGAGCTGCTTCGCAAAGCTTTGTAA
- the rlmH gene encoding 23S rRNA (pseudouridine(1915)-N(3))-methyltransferase RlmH, whose amino-acid sequence MNIQIITVGKLKESYLVQGIAEYVKRLGPYAKLQMVEVPDEKAPESMSAAEEAQVKQREGERILAQLRSDAHVVALAIDGRPFSSEELARHVEDLATYGRSSVAFVIGGSLGLSPEVLARADLKLSFGRMTLPHQLMRLVLVEQVYRAFKIIRREPYHK is encoded by the coding sequence TTGAATATTCAAATTATTACTGTTGGCAAGTTAAAGGAATCATACTTAGTGCAGGGCATCGCGGAGTATGTAAAACGCCTTGGCCCTTATGCCAAGTTGCAGATGGTCGAGGTGCCTGACGAGAAGGCGCCAGAGTCCATGAGCGCCGCGGAGGAGGCGCAGGTGAAGCAGCGCGAAGGTGAGCGCATTCTTGCGCAGCTGCGCAGCGACGCCCATGTCGTGGCGCTCGCTATCGACGGACGGCCGTTTTCGAGCGAGGAGCTCGCGAGGCACGTGGAGGACCTGGCCACGTACGGGCGCAGCAGTGTAGCTTTCGTGATCGGCGGTTCGCTTGGACTCTCGCCTGAGGTATTAGCGCGTGCTGACCTGAAGCTTTCGTTCGGGCGGATGACGCTGCCCCACCAGCTTATGCGTCTTGTGCTGGTAGAGCAAGTGTATCGGGCTTTTAAGATTATACGGAGGGAACCGTATCACAAGTGA
- a CDS encoding sodium-dependent transporter yields MRKIPASQSSPKAGVSERFTSTGFILAAIGSSVGLGNMWKFPYITGQYGGAAFFLLFIICLIVAGLPILLAELTIGRGGRGNASTSLFNLSGKKYWGILGLLPVITAFLVMCYYAVVVGWTLHYTVESFTGLLFQPGVDYKEKFVSFAGGYMPLFWQAVVMLLTGWILAKGISGGIEKFNKVLIPGFLIILLILMVRSLTLPGAGEGVSFFLKPDFTKLNAESALVAMGHAFFSLSLGFGCMLTYGSYVEKKQSLGAATLAVGFGDLIYAFIAGLVIFPTVFSYGLKPGEGVGLVFMALPAAFSQMPFGFFFGGLFFLLLAIAALTSAVSILEVPVAYVMHKWKLSRKKASVYTSILCFLVGIPSALSVAGILNPFQVGGKTIFDLFDFATSYVLMPLGGLIVTLFTGYAWKRAGEEAGLSGFWYKLWMFLLRVVCPVLIVLIFLYSVGLISLK; encoded by the coding sequence ATGAGAAAGATACCAGCATCCCAGTCATCTCCTAAGGCAGGGGTAAGCGAACGTTTTACTTCCACAGGGTTTATTTTGGCGGCAATCGGAAGCTCAGTAGGGTTAGGGAATATGTGGAAATTCCCTTACATTACAGGACAATACGGCGGCGCCGCTTTTTTCTTATTGTTTATCATTTGTTTAATTGTAGCAGGACTGCCGATTTTGCTCGCAGAGTTGACGATTGGCCGCGGCGGAAGGGGCAATGCATCCACCTCCTTGTTTAACCTGTCCGGAAAAAAATACTGGGGTATACTCGGACTGCTCCCCGTGATTACGGCTTTTCTGGTTATGTGCTACTATGCAGTGGTGGTGGGATGGACACTGCATTATACGGTAGAATCGTTTACCGGCTTACTGTTTCAACCGGGGGTCGACTATAAAGAGAAGTTCGTGTCCTTTGCCGGCGGGTATATGCCGCTGTTTTGGCAGGCTGTTGTCATGCTGCTTACCGGCTGGATTTTGGCCAAAGGCATTTCCGGCGGAATTGAAAAATTTAATAAGGTTTTGATTCCAGGCTTTTTGATTATTTTGCTTATTCTTATGGTTCGTTCTCTAACGCTTCCGGGTGCAGGGGAGGGGGTAAGCTTTTTCCTAAAACCCGATTTCACAAAACTTAATGCAGAATCGGCGCTAGTGGCAATGGGGCATGCCTTCTTCTCCCTATCACTCGGATTTGGCTGTATGCTCACTTATGGGTCTTATGTTGAGAAAAAGCAATCCTTGGGTGCTGCCACGCTAGCCGTTGGATTCGGCGATTTGATTTACGCGTTTATTGCAGGCTTAGTTATTTTTCCTACCGTGTTCTCCTATGGGCTTAAGCCCGGTGAAGGTGTAGGACTGGTCTTTATGGCACTGCCCGCTGCATTTTCGCAAATGCCGTTTGGATTTTTCTTTGGAGGCTTATTCTTCCTGCTGCTTGCTATTGCTGCGCTAACCTCTGCGGTCTCTATTTTAGAAGTGCCTGTAGCGTACGTTATGCACAAATGGAAGTTGAGCCGAAAAAAAGCTTCCGTGTATACATCGATCCTCTGTTTTTTAGTGGGCATTCCGTCAGCCCTTTCCGTTGCGGGAATCCTGAACCCCTTCCAAGTCGGGGGCAAAACGATTTTCGATTTGTTCGATTTTGCTACTTCCTATGTATTGATGCCGCTTGGCGGTCTTATCGTTACATTATTTACTGGGTATGCATGGAAACGTGCCGGTGAGGAAGCGGGACTGTCCGGCTTCTGGTATAAGCTATGGATGTTCTTGCTTCGAGTCGTGTGTCCGGTACTGATTGTGCTCATTTTCCTGTATTCAGTAGGGCTGATTTCTTTAAAATAG
- a CDS encoding CxxH/CxxC protein: MYVVCKEHLELAIDMFVDEYEDAPDIVDLEEVHFTDWTAPAHCERCAEPGRFLVV, encoded by the coding sequence ATGTACGTGGTTTGTAAGGAACATTTGGAGCTGGCGATTGATATGTTCGTTGATGAGTATGAGGATGCGCCGGACATTGTCGATCTGGAGGAAGTCCATTTTACGGATTGGACGGCTCCTGCGCATTGCGAGCGTTGTGCCGAGCCGGGACGGTTTTTAGTGGTATAG
- a CDS encoding ParM/StbA family protein, giving the protein MNYHFFVGNDNGNSEHDLIIDGKLIQQPNVNCSVDELPWSEEQAPESFIKNLQEQLVVTVDSPAARPGMYYVGKFALESGEILDNLQIGIDMKCDMDLPVVNTLAQIAAVAVQKAYEEEKKVPDHIDVEVDMATALPVTQHTDETSAKFEKRFTTGFHHVTVHLGIHRVAVKIVFPFTKVIPEATPVIFTLQKDSDGNWREGEIFQEFIENYEFDKKFNGNYFKDKRILHVDIGDGSTEYPITEGNKFLRQFVHGSHHGTGYAIEEALDEFNRLIHLHDSPRQFFSDVIKSPKHKYHARAIKTLKRPMESQVRQIVQNVKRQLTKARNEIDLICVYGGGSISMRSLLYPPLEELCVEREMQLLYIPADYAVQMNAMGLDSFVRGKIYEALKNKAVQPV; this is encoded by the coding sequence ATGAATTATCATTTTTTCGTAGGTAATGATAACGGAAATAGCGAACATGATCTAATCATAGACGGCAAGTTGATCCAGCAGCCGAATGTCAATTGTTCGGTGGACGAGCTTCCGTGGAGCGAGGAACAGGCGCCCGAGAGTTTCATAAAGAACCTGCAGGAACAGTTAGTTGTGACCGTCGATTCTCCGGCTGCCCGCCCAGGAATGTATTATGTCGGTAAATTTGCTCTGGAAAGCGGAGAAATTTTGGATAATTTGCAGATCGGCATCGATATGAAATGCGATATGGATTTACCGGTTGTGAATACGTTGGCTCAAATTGCCGCAGTAGCGGTGCAAAAGGCGTACGAGGAAGAGAAAAAGGTACCAGATCACATCGATGTCGAAGTGGATATGGCCACGGCTTTGCCGGTTACCCAGCATACGGATGAAACTTCAGCAAAGTTTGAGAAACGGTTTACTACTGGCTTCCACCATGTCACGGTACATCTTGGTATCCATCGGGTGGCGGTCAAAATCGTTTTTCCATTCACAAAAGTAATTCCGGAAGCAACACCCGTAATCTTCACACTCCAGAAGGATTCTGATGGAAATTGGAGAGAAGGGGAAATATTTCAAGAGTTCATCGAAAACTATGAATTTGATAAGAAGTTCAACGGCAATTATTTCAAAGATAAACGCATTCTTCACGTGGACATCGGTGATGGGTCTACTGAATATCCGATCACTGAGGGAAATAAGTTTTTGCGCCAATTTGTCCATGGCAGCCACCATGGAACAGGCTATGCTATCGAGGAAGCCCTGGATGAATTCAACAGGCTGATTCATCTGCACGACAGCCCGCGGCAATTTTTCAGCGATGTCATTAAGAGTCCCAAGCATAAGTATCATGCTCGGGCCATTAAAACGCTGAAAAGGCCTATGGAAAGCCAAGTAAGGCAAATCGTGCAGAATGTCAAACGACAGCTGACCAAAGCACGGAATGAGATCGACCTGATCTGTGTCTATGGAGGGGGCAGTATTTCGATGCGTTCCCTCCTTTATCCGCCGCTGGAGGAGCTGTGTGTGGAACGGGAAATGCAGCTTTTGTATATACCGGCCGACTATGCGGTTCAGATGAATGCCATGGGGCTGGATTCCTTTGTTCGTGGAAAGATCTACGAGGCCCTGAAAAATAAAGCGGTACAGCCTGTCTAA
- a CDS encoding DUF4153 domain-containing protein, with translation MGMNHLIIMENMTNPHELESMFRKEPEAFKKALSEAWEQNPDSPVLAVWYERLHFNERANTENAPLLQKDSLFMGFWAILAGICTRILFHFVEQQAIAPINLVFGILPFIAAYFVYHNPPKKIILYTLVSLFLISGLYLNMLPLEHKDSIILVYLHLPIFLWVLLGLAFTGNEYGTGSTRLAYLKFNGEFCILYASMAISGMLLTGLTMRLFTFVGMDISEFYFKNVVLFGAAALAIVAAYLVTRNLKLAKNIAPYIAKIFSPLVLATLLIYLITVFWVGKNPFLDRNFLLSFNGVLLSVLVVTIFSITESGTDEKKHISDYINFALIVLALIIDSVAVSAIVFRLSSYGITPNRLAGLGLNLLIWAHLIWIMLSYLPFLRNKTGPTTIHVAVTKYLPAYGLWAAFVTFAFPFMF, from the coding sequence ATGGGTATGAACCATCTGATTATTATGGAAAATATGACGAACCCGCATGAGCTGGAGAGTATGTTTCGAAAAGAACCCGAAGCTTTTAAAAAGGCACTCTCAGAAGCCTGGGAACAAAACCCTGATTCGCCTGTTCTTGCGGTTTGGTATGAAAGATTGCATTTCAATGAGCGTGCAAATACAGAAAACGCTCCCTTGCTTCAAAAAGATTCCTTATTTATGGGCTTTTGGGCCATTTTGGCCGGGATCTGCACCAGGATCCTTTTTCATTTTGTCGAACAGCAAGCGATAGCCCCAATTAATCTTGTTTTTGGAATACTTCCCTTTATTGCCGCCTATTTTGTATACCATAATCCCCCAAAAAAAATTATTCTTTATACCCTTGTATCGTTATTCCTAATTTCCGGACTTTATCTGAATATGCTGCCGCTAGAGCATAAAGACAGTATTATCCTGGTTTATCTGCACCTTCCCATCTTCCTGTGGGTATTATTGGGGCTTGCGTTTACAGGAAATGAATATGGCACAGGCAGCACAAGATTAGCCTATCTGAAATTTAATGGGGAATTTTGCATACTATACGCCAGCATGGCAATTAGCGGAATGCTGCTAACAGGATTAACCATGCGGCTATTTACCTTTGTCGGGATGGATATATCTGAATTCTATTTTAAAAATGTCGTTTTATTTGGCGCTGCCGCTCTCGCTATTGTGGCTGCATACCTGGTGACAAGGAACCTTAAACTTGCTAAAAATATTGCACCCTATATAGCCAAAATTTTTAGTCCTCTTGTACTGGCCACCTTGTTGATCTATCTGATAACGGTTTTTTGGGTCGGAAAAAATCCATTCCTGGACCGCAATTTCCTCCTGTCCTTCAACGGAGTACTCCTAAGTGTATTGGTCGTGACCATATTCTCCATTACCGAAAGCGGCACAGACGAGAAAAAGCATATTTCCGATTATATAAATTTTGCCTTGATTGTTCTTGCTCTTATCATTGATAGTGTGGCTGTATCAGCTATAGTGTTCAGGCTTTCTTCTTATGGGATTACACCCAACCGGCTTGCTGGTTTAGGTCTAAACCTACTGATCTGGGCCCATTTGATTTGGATTATGCTTTCCTATTTGCCTTTTCTACGAAACAAAACCGGGCCTACAACCATCCACGTTGCCGTTACGAAGTATTTGCCGGCTTACGGACTTTGGGCAGCATTCGTTACATTTGCTTTTCCTTTCATGTTTTAA
- a CDS encoding aldehyde dehydrogenase family protein: METYGHYINGTWIQDEKHFTVYDKYTGEALASVGNASAETVKKAVGVALDTFRSRKLSPTERYDILMKAAHLIQERKQELALVMVREVGKVLKDAIGEIDRGTQTLIASAEEAKRISGTGIPLGQPGNDQKMAFSIRVPVGVICAITPFNFPFNLTVHKVGPAIAAGNTIVLKPAEMTPLIACKLAEILTEAGLPAGYLNVVNGLGSEMGQYLLEDERIAMYTFTGSPGVGRHIKSATGIRKVTLELGNNSPNIVHRDAPDLQRAAELCVTRGYSNAGQACISVQRVYVHQDVFHEFVDKAIQVAQKLKVGDPKDPSTDIGPMIAEKEAVRAESWIKEAVEQGAKIAFGGTREGAVLQPTILTNTTPDMKVMCQEVFAPVISIVPYEDIDDAFRQVNDSRFGLQAGFFTNDLQLAMRAAHELEFGGVIINDVSTYRADVMPYGGVKDSGTGKEGPHHAVQEMTDEKIVVIHM; encoded by the coding sequence ATGGAAACTTACGGTCATTACATTAACGGAACATGGATTCAAGATGAGAAACACTTTACGGTTTACGACAAGTACACGGGTGAAGCCTTGGCTAGCGTTGGAAATGCGTCTGCGGAGACGGTTAAAAAAGCGGTTGGTGTGGCACTCGATACGTTCCGTTCCCGTAAGCTGAGCCCAACCGAACGTTATGACATCTTGATGAAAGCAGCACACCTTATTCAAGAGCGTAAGCAAGAATTGGCTCTCGTTATGGTGCGTGAAGTAGGAAAAGTACTGAAGGACGCGATAGGGGAAATCGACAGAGGTACCCAAACGCTCATCGCTTCGGCGGAAGAAGCCAAGCGCATTTCAGGTACGGGTATTCCTTTGGGTCAGCCCGGTAACGATCAGAAAATGGCCTTCAGCATTCGCGTGCCCGTAGGCGTGATCTGTGCGATTACTCCTTTTAATTTTCCGTTCAACCTGACTGTTCATAAAGTAGGACCAGCCATTGCAGCCGGAAATACCATCGTTTTGAAGCCGGCTGAAATGACACCTCTTATTGCTTGTAAATTAGCTGAAATCTTAACGGAAGCCGGACTTCCTGCGGGTTATTTAAATGTGGTTAACGGCTTAGGTTCGGAGATGGGTCAATATTTGTTGGAAGATGAGCGCATTGCGATGTATACCTTTACGGGAAGCCCGGGGGTAGGACGTCATATCAAGAGTGCGACCGGGATCCGTAAGGTGACATTGGAGCTTGGCAATAACTCCCCTAACATTGTTCATCGGGACGCTCCTGATCTGCAAAGAGCAGCTGAGCTTTGCGTGACACGCGGCTATTCCAATGCAGGTCAAGCTTGTATCTCGGTTCAGCGCGTTTATGTTCACCAAGACGTATTTCATGAGTTTGTAGACAAAGCCATCCAGGTTGCTCAAAAGCTGAAGGTCGGCGATCCGAAAGACCCTTCGACCGATATCGGCCCGATGATTGCCGAGAAGGAAGCGGTTCGTGCAGAATCCTGGATTAAGGAAGCCGTCGAACAAGGCGCAAAGATCGCATTCGGAGGCACGCGTGAGGGAGCTGTCCTGCAGCCGACCATCCTTACGAATACTACCCCGGACATGAAAGTAATGTGCCAAGAGGTGTTCGCGCCTGTCATCAGTATAGTGCCATATGAGGACATTGACGATGCATTCCGGCAGGTTAATGATTCCCGCTTCGGGCTTCAAGCCGGATTCTTCACCAATGATCTTCAATTGGCGATGCGCGCGGCTCACGAACTGGAGTTCGGTGGTGTCATCATCAATGACGTTTCTACTTATCGCGCGGATGTCATGCCTTATGGCGGCGTGAAGGACAGCGGGACCGGAAAAGAAGGCCCTCACCATGCGGTTCAAGAAATGACGGATGAGAAAATTGTCGTTATTCATATGTAA
- a CDS encoding DUF2975 domain-containing protein: MKRGTTLFLKIAVIFIGIPVLALCIFLVPEIGKYTAELYPDMAYLKYLAFIDLYATVIPFYFALYQAFKLLSYIDKNTAFSELSVRALRNIKYCAVTIGTLYVLGMPLFYLLAEGDDAPGIIVIGLIMIFASMVIAVFAAVLQKLLKEAIDIKTENDLTV; the protein is encoded by the coding sequence GTGAAACGGGGAACTACACTCTTTTTAAAGATAGCTGTAATTTTTATTGGAATACCAGTTCTGGCTTTGTGCATATTTTTGGTTCCTGAGATCGGAAAGTATACGGCGGAACTGTACCCAGACATGGCTTATCTGAAATATCTCGCTTTTATCGATTTGTATGCAACGGTAATCCCTTTTTACTTTGCGCTGTATCAAGCCTTTAAACTTTTAAGCTATATTGACAAGAACACAGCTTTCTCGGAATTATCCGTAAGAGCTTTAAGGAATATAAAATACTGCGCTGTCACAATCGGTACCTTGTATGTATTAGGCATGCCGCTCTTTTATCTCCTGGCAGAGGGAGACGATGCCCCAGGTATCATCGTAATTGGATTGATCATGATTTTTGCTTCCATGGTGATTGCAGTCTTTGCTGCTGTCCTTCAAAAGCTTCTCAAAGAAGCCATAGATATTAAAACAGAAAATGATTTAACGGTCTGA
- a CDS encoding helix-turn-helix transcriptional regulator, with protein MAIIINIDVMLAKRKMSVTELSDRVGITMANLSILKNGKAKAIRVSTLEAICKALECQPGDLLEYKSDEDSQA; from the coding sequence ATGGCGATTATCATCAATATTGATGTGATGCTGGCAAAAAGGAAAATGAGCGTCACAGAGCTCTCGGATAGGGTTGGCATAACGATGGCCAATCTCTCCATATTGAAAAACGGAAAGGCCAAAGCAATTCGAGTATCAACGCTGGAGGCGATTTGCAAGGCGTTAGAATGTCAGCCTGGAGATCTTTTGGAATATAAAAGTGACGAAGACAGTCAAGCCTAA